One window of the Eucalyptus grandis isolate ANBG69807.140 chromosome 6, ASM1654582v1, whole genome shotgun sequence genome contains the following:
- the LOC104449398 gene encoding uncharacterized protein LOC104449398 — protein MEITEEIKTSKALFDVDLRKIWKEWELRAMVLFTLGVQIVLLLLGNRRKSSPTVRLRVLVWCAYLTSDYVATVALGVLSRKLGEVNGTSGHLDDNSKLVALWALWAPLLLLLLGGPDTITAYSLEDNALWLRHLLALGVQAGATAYVLFMAWTSSSLSVLSLVMILVGLIKYGERTWVQWLASKDKLRESMLSPPDPSPNYPRFMAEYSLKQAEGYHVTADEVIEVQVPATPYVTGDLIIKADELLQKFKCLFIDLILSYDDRDMSRSIFKGISWNDAFQLIEIELGFMYDLLYTKAMLLYSVWGFLRRFITFSLTLLVLAFFSLTEKYANCSPVDLYITYALLAVIIIFEIYSILILLSSDWTDVWLSKHNKSRALHRAVTCVQLPRQPRWSNSIAQFSLLEFCINENPLVCHGILKRLNINEKLDKYHYTTSENVEPKLKRKIFERVKEKSEKLEMPTDPGQIGREHTDEIWGTEAEFDQIILTLHIATELCFYSEKVKESGFPNYKLSKHLSRYMLYLLVRYPFTLPNGIGQIRIRDTFAEAIKFFEEQAHSKPKPEERRGASSADRRSQKALELACNMLLKVNTEVPPTKVKGGRSKSVLFDGCRLVRVLNKEDRIKKWEIIWNLWVDVLLYAARQSRGDCHADQLRRGGELLTHVWLLLAHFGLTDHFKMTQGHAIAKLILI, from the coding sequence ATGGAGATAACAGAGGAGATAAAAACATCAAAGGCTCTGTTTGACGTAGATTTGAGGAAAATCTGGAAGGAGTGGGAGCTGAGAGCCATGGTTCTGTTCACACTTGGTGTCCAAATAGTCCTCCTCCTTCTGGGCAACAGAAGGAAGTCCAGCCCCACGGTTAGGCTCAGAGTCCTTGTTTGGTGTGCCTATTTGACTTCAGACTATGTAGCAACCGTCGCTCTCGGTGTCCTCTCGAGAAAGCTGGGAGAGGTGAATGGAACATCTGGCCATCTTGACGATAACAGCAAGCTAGTTGCTTTGTGGGCTTTGTGGGCACCATTGCTTTTGCTTCTCCTGGGCGGCCCTGACACCATCACTGCTTATTCCTTGGAAGACAATGCACTTTGGCTCAGACATCTTCTTGCCCTAGGTGTTCAAGCAGGAGCAACAGCTTATGTTCTGTTCATGGCCTGGACAAGCTCTTCTCTGTCGGTTTTGTCACTTGTGATGATCTTGGTTGGGCTAATCAAGTATGGTGAGAGGACATGGGTCCAGTGGCTGGCAAGCAAGGATAAGCTCAGAGAATCTATGCTCAGTCCACCTGATCCCAGCCCTAACTACCCCAGATTCATGGCGGAGTATAGCCTAAAGCAGGCTGAGGGGTACCACGTCACCGCTGATGAAGTAATTGAAGTTCAAGTCCCAGCCACTCCTTATGTGACAGGCGATCTGATAATTAAGGCCGATGAATTGCTtcaaaaatttaagtgtctctTCATTGATCTGATACTAAGTTATGACGACCGGGACATGAGTCGGTCCATATTCAAGGGTATCTCATGGAATGACGCTTTTCAACTGATAGAGATCGAACTTGGGTTCATGTATGATTTGCTCTACACGAAGGCCATGCTTTTGTATAGTGTTTGGGGATTCCTACGCCGATTCATTACTTTCTCCCTCACTCTCCTTGTGCTTGCATTCTTTTCTCTCACTGAGAAGTACGCAAACTGCTCACCAGTCGACCTTTATATAACTTACGCATTGCTGGCCGTCATcattattttcgaaatttactCCATCTTGATACTCCTGTCCTCGGACTGGACAGACGTGTGGTTGAGTAAGCATAACAAGAGCCGTGCCCTTCACCGTGCTGTGACTTGTGTCCAGTTGCCCAGACAGCCTCGGTGGTCGAATTCCATTGCTCAGTTCAGCTTGCTAGAGTTCTGCATCAATGAAAATCCCTTGGTCTGCCATGGAATTCTCAAGCGCTTAAACATCAATGAGAAGCTGGATAAGTATCACTACACGACCTCTGAAAATGTAGAGCCCAAGCTTAAAAGAAAGATCTTTGAACGTGTGAAGGAGaagtctgaaaaacttgaaatgcCCACGGATCCAGGCCAAATTGGCAGAGAACATACAGATGAAATTTGGGGCACCGAGGCTGAGTTCGACCAAATTATCCTCACTTTGCACATTGCGACCGAACTTTGCTTCTACTCGGAGAAAGTAAAAGAGTCGGGGTTTCCCAATTACAAACTAAGCAAGCACCTTTCACGGTACATGCTTTATCTTTTAGTCAGGTATCCCTTCACGTTGCCTAACGGAATCGGGCAAATCAGGATCCGGGACACATTTGCCGAGGCCATAAAGTTCTTCGAAGAGCAAGCCCATTCCAAACCCAAACCTGAAGAGAGACGCGGTGCCTCCAGCGCAGACCGCAGAAGCCAAAAAGCTCTTGAGTTAGCTTGCAATATGTTGCTAAAAGTGAACACCGAGGTTCCACCGACTAAGGTTAAGGGTGGCAGGAGCAAATCGGTGTTGTTCGATGGATGCCGGCTCGTGAGGGTGCTAAATAAAGAGGACAGAATAAAAAAGTGGGAGATTATCTGGAATCTTTGGGTGGATGTATTGTTGTACGCAGCAAGACAAA